In Bacillota bacterium, one DNA window encodes the following:
- a CDS encoding spore germination protein — protein MGVLLGFLRRLARGGRARENSTSKPDPIPSGPREKVTAKVHPGLHKNLEELKGTIGHNPDVIFREVHLGIKNRVKVGLVYIEQLVSKPLLYRNALESMLVQARQGPRSDFLSGPSPLEYLKNHAISIGDVQETDLMDAVIGHILAGDTAVFVDGQDKALILSVRGWENRPVEEPDGEIVIRGPRVGFTETLRTNMALLRRRIRTPALAFESFRLGRATHTEVLLAYIQGLAPENLVKEVRRRLDTVDVDGVLESNYIEEFIEDNPFSPFPQIEHTERPDKVTAALLEGRVAILTDGTPFALLVPTLFVQFLQASDDYYERFFIATFARLVRILAMATALLLPGLYVAITTFHQEMLPSQLVFSIAAQREGVPFPAVVEVFILEFTFEVLREAGLRLPGRLGQALSIVGALVLGQAAVQAGIVSPALVMVVALTGLATFAVPSFAMTVALRLLRFLLIAAGAGMGLFGIMVTLMVVTTHLAALKSFGTPYLAPISPFSLGDMKDVAVRVPLWAMTRRPQSLGSANRTRQALRQAPGRAPLTTLWNWMGWGKKG, from the coding sequence GTGGGAGTACTGCTGGGCTTTCTGAGACGCCTGGCCCGGGGCGGGAGGGCCAGGGAGAATTCCACTTCCAAACCCGATCCCATACCCAGCGGGCCCCGGGAGAAGGTGACGGCCAAGGTCCACCCCGGCCTCCACAAAAACCTGGAGGAGCTCAAGGGCACAATAGGCCATAACCCCGACGTCATATTCAGAGAGGTTCACCTGGGCATCAAGAACCGGGTCAAGGTGGGCCTGGTGTACATTGAGCAACTGGTTTCCAAGCCCCTCCTCTACCGGAACGCCCTGGAATCCATGCTGGTCCAGGCGCGCCAGGGCCCTCGGAGCGACTTCCTCTCCGGCCCCTCTCCGCTGGAGTACCTCAAGAACCACGCCATCTCCATCGGGGACGTCCAGGAGACCGACCTCATGGATGCGGTGATCGGCCACATCCTCGCCGGGGATACTGCCGTGTTCGTGGATGGGCAGGACAAAGCCTTGATCCTCTCGGTCAGGGGGTGGGAGAACCGCCCGGTGGAGGAGCCCGACGGGGAGATCGTCATCCGGGGCCCCAGGGTGGGCTTCACTGAGACCCTCAGGACCAACATGGCACTGCTAAGGAGGCGGATCCGTACGCCCGCCCTGGCCTTCGAGTCCTTCCGCCTGGGAAGGGCCACTCACACCGAGGTGCTCTTGGCCTACATCCAGGGCCTTGCCCCGGAGAACCTCGTCAAGGAGGTCAGGAGGCGCCTGGATACCGTCGACGTGGACGGCGTCCTGGAGAGCAACTACATTGAGGAGTTCATAGAGGATAATCCCTTCTCCCCGTTCCCCCAGATCGAGCATACAGAACGCCCGGACAAGGTCACCGCGGCCCTCCTGGAGGGCAGGGTCGCTATACTCACCGACGGCACCCCCTTTGCGCTCCTGGTGCCAACCCTCTTCGTCCAGTTCCTGCAGGCCAGTGACGACTACTACGAGCGCTTCTTCATAGCCACCTTCGCCCGGCTGGTGAGGATCCTTGCCATGGCCACTGCCCTCCTCTTGCCAGGACTCTACGTAGCCATCACCACCTTCCACCAGGAGATGCTTCCCAGCCAGCTCGTGTTCAGCATCGCGGCCCAGAGGGAAGGGGTACCCTTCCCCGCTGTCGTTGAGGTGTTCATCCTGGAATTCACCTTCGAGGTTCTCCGGGAGGCCGGGTTGAGGCTCCCAGGCAGGCTGGGGCAGGCCCTCAGCATAGTCGGGGCACTCGTCCTGGGCCAGGCCGCGGTCCAGGCCGGCATCGTCTCCCCTGCCCTGGTCATGGTGGTAGCCCTGACCGGCCTGGCTACCTTCGCGGTACCCTCCTTCGCCATGACGGTGGCCCTGAGGCTTCTCAGGTTCCTGCTCATCGCCGCCGGAGCCGGCATGGGCCTCTTTGGCATCATGGTCACCCTCATGGTAGTGACGACCCACTTAGCAGCCCTCAAGTCCTTCGGCACTCCCTACCTCGCGCCCATTTCCCCATTCTCCCTGGGCGACATGAAGGACGTGGCAGTGAGGGTGCCCTTGTGGGCCATGACCAGGAGACCCCAATCCCTGGGCAGCGCCAACCGGACTAGGCAGGCCCTGAGGCAGGCTCCGGGGCGGGCCCCCCTTACAACCCTCTGGAACTGGATGGGCTGGGGGAAGAAAGGGTGA